One stretch of Ktedonobacteraceae bacterium DNA includes these proteins:
- a CDS encoding alcohol dehydrogenase catalytic domain-containing protein, with protein MQDTMRAARIHPGEHTFRIEEVPVPQLEDGDVLVQVKATGLTRGVLSLWRSRGRMRVLPTILGYETAGVVAKIGPGVTSVNEGDRVRVHPVLSCHNCYYCRTDLEPMCPAVSVMGGAVYSDQAMPLYQKYHNGGLAEYIKVPAWNLDPLPGAISFEVGARIHSLAVAFHAIRIAQLNFGSTLVVNGATGGVGSAAVLCAPLFGVTRIIAISRKAETLAVTRNLVPGLVETIATGDLLEDWEARQLLTEHIRTLNNGQGIDGVVDFLPGMPNITVQSIFAMRKGGSAILAGGNYEELVFPYGRIMTNGYTIKGSNGYVRRDAQELIRLLQARRLDPSPLITHRFPLEEVNKAAETIWDRRGDVRFVIIHPNE; from the coding sequence ATGCAAGATACTATGCGGGCCGCCAGGATTCACCCGGGCGAACACACGTTTCGTATTGAAGAGGTACCTGTTCCCCAGCTCGAAGATGGCGATGTGCTGGTGCAGGTGAAGGCTACCGGCCTTACGCGAGGCGTGCTCTCCCTCTGGCGCAGTAGGGGCAGGATGCGAGTGCTTCCTACCATCCTGGGCTACGAGACAGCAGGGGTCGTGGCAAAAATCGGGCCAGGCGTTACCTCGGTTAACGAAGGTGACAGGGTTCGCGTTCACCCCGTCCTCTCCTGCCACAACTGTTATTACTGTCGTACAGACCTGGAGCCGATGTGCCCGGCCGTATCCGTAATGGGCGGAGCCGTGTACAGCGACCAGGCCATGCCGTTGTACCAGAAATATCACAATGGCGGGCTGGCCGAGTACATCAAAGTGCCGGCATGGAACCTCGATCCTCTCCCCGGCGCGATCTCCTTTGAAGTAGGCGCGCGCATTCATAGCCTCGCGGTCGCATTTCACGCTATCCGCATAGCACAGCTCAACTTTGGTTCAACGCTGGTTGTCAATGGCGCAACGGGCGGTGTCGGTTCAGCAGCAGTGCTATGCGCGCCACTTTTTGGCGTCACTCGGATTATCGCGATCTCAAGAAAAGCAGAAACGCTGGCAGTAACTCGCAATCTTGTGCCCGGCCTGGTCGAAACTATTGCCACCGGTGATCTGCTGGAAGATTGGGAAGCCAGGCAACTTTTGACAGAGCATATCCGCACCCTCAACAACGGGCAGGGTATAGATGGCGTCGTGGATTTCCTGCCGGGAATGCCCAATATAACCGTACAGTCGATATTTGCCATGAGGAAAGGCGGCAGCGCGATTCTGGCCGGCGGCAACTACGAGGAACTGGTCTTCCCCTATGGGCGCATTATGACGAATGGCTACACGATCAAAGGCTCCAACGGCTATGTGAGGCGTGATGCGCAAGAATTGATTCGCCTGCTCCAGGCGCGACGACTGGACCCTTCCCCTCTCATCACGCACCGTTTCCCCCTTGAAGAGGTGAATAAAGCCGCCGAGACGATCTGGGACCGCCGCGGTGATGTGAGGTTCGTCATCATTCACCCGAATGAGTAA
- a CDS encoding fumarylacetoacetate hydrolase family protein, translating to MKYQLGTALVAGRESIILYCRDAFFDLSSLLKLVQSKQALSLERVNPPVSLMEVMERWPFWKGQLASIADWLAGDSFAGTLPAQVGADQLSWRAPLLYPHKLICIGTNYKDHILEMSGGAGMKLPAYPYSFLKPTTTTLIGSGEPFTLPKYAEFTDYEAELAVVIGQRARNVRGDEALHIVAGYSVFNDLSVRDWITKPAPVGIDWVLSKAFDGSAPMGPFITPAEFVPDPQNLLITLSVNGQVKQDSNTANMVFSVREIIEHLASIMTLEPGDVIATGTPAGVGYARRPQEPLRPGDEIAIEIEGLGRLETPVQS from the coding sequence TTGAAATACCAACTTGGAACCGCGCTTGTAGCCGGTCGCGAAAGCATTATTTTGTATTGCCGCGATGCCTTCTTCGATCTGTCATCTCTTCTCAAGTTAGTGCAGTCGAAACAAGCACTTTCCCTGGAACGGGTGAATCCGCCGGTTTCGCTCATGGAGGTGATGGAGAGGTGGCCGTTCTGGAAAGGGCAACTTGCATCCATCGCAGACTGGCTAGCCGGTGATAGCTTTGCCGGGACTCTACCCGCGCAGGTCGGAGCCGATCAACTATCATGGCGTGCGCCACTGTTGTATCCCCACAAGCTGATTTGCATCGGTACCAATTATAAAGACCACATCCTGGAAATGAGCGGCGGAGCGGGTATGAAATTACCTGCCTACCCGTATAGCTTCTTGAAGCCCACAACTACTACCCTGATTGGTTCGGGTGAGCCTTTCACTCTCCCGAAATATGCGGAGTTCACCGACTACGAAGCAGAACTGGCGGTAGTCATCGGGCAAAGAGCGCGCAATGTTCGAGGTGATGAGGCGCTGCACATCGTTGCCGGCTACAGCGTTTTCAATGACCTGTCCGTGCGCGATTGGATCACAAAACCCGCGCCCGTCGGTATCGATTGGGTGTTAAGCAAGGCGTTCGATGGCTCCGCGCCTATGGGACCGTTTATCACTCCCGCGGAGTTTGTGCCAGACCCGCAGAACCTGCTCATCACGCTATCGGTCAACGGGCAGGTGAAACAGGATTCGAACACTGCTAACATGGTATTTTCGGTGCGGGAAATCATTGAACATCTTGCCTCGATTATGACGCTCGAACCGGGAGATGTGATTGCCACAGGAACCCCTGCCGGCGTAGGGTATGCACGCAGGCCACAGGAACCCTTGCGACCCGGCGATGAGATCGCTATTGAGATAGAGGGTCTTGGGCGGCTCGAAACGCCCGTGCAATCCTGA
- a CDS encoding VOC family protein, which yields MPKARLAHVALSAKNPTALAQFYQEMFGMELVGGTKTGSNAFVASNPHEENHDLALFKDNPRAAHIGLRVESPGELLEFYREAKARGLQILYTWNHGFALAIYFADPEGNVVEVYWATGREDYQPPYVEQLELEGQTEESLRQLVASMPGQNSKAIPITHSGE from the coding sequence ATGCCTAAAGCTCGCCTTGCTCACGTCGCCCTATCCGCGAAAAATCCGACCGCCCTCGCGCAATTCTACCAGGAAATGTTTGGTATGGAACTGGTTGGAGGCACAAAAACAGGTTCCAACGCTTTTGTCGCCAGCAACCCACATGAAGAGAATCATGACCTGGCACTTTTCAAAGATAATCCTCGCGCCGCTCATATCGGCTTGCGCGTCGAGTCGCCCGGGGAACTACTCGAGTTTTATCGCGAGGCAAAAGCACGTGGCTTGCAGATACTCTACACCTGGAATCATGGCTTTGCGCTCGCCATCTATTTTGCTGATCCGGAAGGGAACGTCGTTGAAGTGTACTGGGCCACAGGCAGAGAAGACTACCAGCCGCCCTATGTTGAACAGCTTGAGCTTGAAGGACAAACGGAGGAGAGCCTGCGGCAACTTGTAGCGTCTATGCCGGGTCAGAACTCGAAGGCCATTCCGATTACTCATTCGGGTGAATGA